In one Bosea sp. RAC05 genomic region, the following are encoded:
- the ccoG gene encoding cytochrome c oxidase accessory protein CcoG produces the protein MASQETELGDLPLFAATKKVYPQSVSGPYRRAKWLILGLCLGVYYLLPFLRWDRGPNLPNQAVLADIANARFYFFFIEIWPQEVYYFTGLLIMAAFVLFMMNAIAGRVWCGYLCPQTVWTDLFLTVERFFEGDRRERIKLDEGPWTPNKIWRKTAKHFVWLMIAWWTGGAWVLYFADAPTLVRDLATLQAPFTAYAFIAILTFTTYALAGIMREQVCNYMCPWPRIQAALTDDDALNVTYRYDRGDPRVSVKQAERLRAQGEPAGDCVDCRQCVAVCPTGIDIRDGAQLDCIQCGLCIDACDNVMEKISRPKGLIAYDTDDNVKRRLAGEKPVYNPLRLRTMIYAALILVVGGAMVYQLATRRTIEMSVLHDRAPLFVMLSDGSIRNAYTIRILNKRPDERPVALTVHGLPGVRIEAVGVAATADLRPVVSVAPDSSREVRVLVTLPPDIRPEKTQTITFTAADLFAGEMVTATDHFIAP, from the coding sequence AGCGTGTCCGGTCCCTACCGGCGCGCCAAGTGGCTGATCCTCGGGCTCTGTCTCGGCGTGTATTACCTGCTGCCCTTCCTGCGCTGGGACCGCGGGCCGAACCTGCCGAACCAGGCGGTGCTGGCCGACATCGCCAATGCGCGGTTCTACTTCTTCTTCATCGAGATCTGGCCGCAGGAGGTCTACTACTTCACCGGCCTCCTCATCATGGCCGCTTTCGTGCTGTTCATGATGAACGCGATCGCCGGACGGGTCTGGTGCGGCTATCTCTGCCCGCAGACCGTCTGGACCGACCTCTTCCTGACGGTGGAGCGCTTCTTCGAAGGCGACCGGCGCGAGCGCATCAAGCTCGACGAAGGCCCCTGGACCCCCAACAAGATCTGGCGAAAGACGGCCAAGCACTTCGTCTGGCTGATGATCGCCTGGTGGACCGGCGGCGCCTGGGTGCTCTACTTCGCCGACGCGCCGACGCTGGTGCGCGATCTCGCGACGCTCCAGGCCCCGTTCACGGCCTATGCCTTCATCGCGATCCTGACCTTCACGACCTATGCGCTCGCCGGCATCATGCGCGAGCAGGTCTGCAACTACATGTGCCCCTGGCCGCGGATCCAGGCTGCGCTCACCGACGACGACGCCCTGAACGTCACCTACCGCTACGACCGTGGCGATCCGCGCGTCTCGGTGAAGCAGGCGGAACGCCTGCGCGCCCAGGGCGAACCCGCGGGCGACTGCGTCGACTGCCGCCAATGCGTCGCCGTCTGCCCGACCGGCATCGACATCCGCGACGGCGCCCAGCTCGACTGCATCCAGTGCGGGCTGTGCATCGACGCCTGCGACAACGTCATGGAGAAGATCAGCCGCCCCAAGGGGCTGATCGCCTACGACACCGACGACAACGTCAAGCGCCGCCTCGCCGGCGAAAAGCCGGTCTACAACCCGCTGCGGCTGCGCACGATGATCTATGCGGCACTGATCCTCGTCGTCGGCGGAGCCATGGTCTATCAGCTCGCCACGCGCCGCACGATCGAGATGTCCGTGCTGCACGATCGCGCGCCGCTCTTCGTGATGCTGAGCGACGGCTCGATCCGCAACGCCTACACCATCCGCATCCTGAACAAGCGGCCCGACGAACGCCCCGTCGCCCTGACGGTGCATGGCCTGCCGGGCGTCCGGATCGAGGCGGTCGGCGTCGCCGCGACGGCAGATCTGCGCCCGGTCGTCTCGGTCGCGCCCGACTCGTCGCGGGAGGTGCGCGTCCTCGTCACCCTGCCGCCCGACATCCGCCCCGAGAAGACCCAGACCATCACCTTCACCGCCGCCGATCTCTTCGCCGGCGAGATGGTGACCGCGACCGACCATTTCATCGCGCCCTGA